In one window of Oryzias melastigma strain HK-1 linkage group LG5, ASM292280v2, whole genome shotgun sequence DNA:
- the tnni1b gene encoding troponin I type 1b (skeletal, slow) isoform X1, which yields MLEKVPERKSKISASRKLMLKSLMAAKAKEDLEQELVEKEEQKAKYLEEKSPPVQTSGLSLAELQELCEELHTKIDVVDEERYDIEAKVLHNTREIKDLNIKVQDLRGKFKRPNLRRVRVSADAILRSLLGSKHKVSMDLRANLKSVKKEDAEKEKTVEVSDWRKNVEAMSGMEGRKKMFDAAKGQNQ from the exons ATGCTGGAGAAAGT ACCAGAG AGGAAATCTAAAATCTCAGCCTCTCGAAAGCTCATGCTAAAG AGCTTGATGGCTGCCAAGGCTAAGGAGGATCTGGAGCAGGAGTTGGTGGAAAAAGAGGAGCAAAAGGCAAAGTACCTGGAAGAGAAATCCCCTCCAGTACAGACCAGTGGTTTGTCATTGGCAGAGCTGCAG GAGTTATGTGAAGAGCTGCACACCAAAATAGATGTAGTGGATGAAGAGCGGTATGACATTGAAGCCAAAGTGTTGCACAACACCAGAGAG ATCAAAGACCTGAACATCAAGGTGCAGGACTTGAGAGGGAAGTTTAAAAGGCCAAACTTAAGAAGGGTGAGGGTTTCTGCTGATGCTATCCTCCGATCCCTTCTGGGCTCCAAACACAAAGTGTCCATGGATTTGCGAGCAAACTTAAAATCTGTCAAGAAGGAGGATGCAGAGAAG gagaAGACGGTGGAGGTGAGTGACTGGAGGAAGAACGTGGAGGCGATGTCCGGCATGGAGGGTCGCAAGAAGATGTTTGATGCAGCAAAAGGCCAAAAccag
- the tnni1b gene encoding troponin I type 1b (skeletal, slow) isoform X2, which translates to MLEKVPERKSKISASRKLMLKSLMAAKAKEDLEQELVEKEEQKAKYLEEKSPPVQTSGLSLAELQELCEELHTKIDVVDEERYDIEAKVLHNTREIKDLNIKVQDLRGKFKRPNLRRVRVSADAILRSLLGSKHKVSMDLRANLKSVKKEDAEKVG; encoded by the exons ATGCTGGAGAAAGT ACCAGAG AGGAAATCTAAAATCTCAGCCTCTCGAAAGCTCATGCTAAAG AGCTTGATGGCTGCCAAGGCTAAGGAGGATCTGGAGCAGGAGTTGGTGGAAAAAGAGGAGCAAAAGGCAAAGTACCTGGAAGAGAAATCCCCTCCAGTACAGACCAGTGGTTTGTCATTGGCAGAGCTGCAG GAGTTATGTGAAGAGCTGCACACCAAAATAGATGTAGTGGATGAAGAGCGGTATGACATTGAAGCCAAAGTGTTGCACAACACCAGAGAG ATCAAAGACCTGAACATCAAGGTGCAGGACTTGAGAGGGAAGTTTAAAAGGCCAAACTTAAGAAGGGTGAGGGTTTCTGCTGATGCTATCCTCCGATCCCTTCTGGGCTCCAAACACAAAGTGTCCATGGATTTGCGAGCAAACTTAAAATCTGTCAAGAAGGAGGATGCAGAGAAGGTAGGCtaa